A single Tindallia californiensis DNA region contains:
- a CDS encoding response regulator — protein MIDENTKKKVMLVDDHKIVRLGLKGLIEKDKDLIVCSEAASLKEMYDNLDEANPHIVLLDMQLPDGDGTEGVREIKKRNSAIRVLILTAYAEDFMVQESIKNGADGYLLKNVDGKAIVQAIHNVLHGLTVMDQKVQIIMSQSAKEDPFLSRLSEREQTILALVSQGKTNKEIGEKLFLAEKTVRNLITKIMKNIEVTNRTEAAGLWLKHMSRK, from the coding sequence ATGATAGATGAGAATACTAAGAAAAAAGTTATGTTGGTAGATGATCATAAAATTGTACGGTTAGGCTTAAAAGGGTTGATTGAAAAAGATAAGGATCTAATAGTTTGTTCAGAAGCTGCTTCGTTGAAAGAGATGTATGATAATCTAGACGAAGCAAATCCTCATATTGTTCTTTTGGATATGCAACTTCCTGACGGAGATGGAACTGAAGGTGTAAGGGAAATAAAAAAGAGAAATAGTGCTATTCGTGTACTAATCTTAACAGCTTATGCGGAAGATTTTATGGTTCAGGAAAGCATTAAAAATGGTGCTGATGGATATCTACTCAAAAATGTAGATGGAAAAGCGATTGTTCAAGCGATTCACAATGTGTTACATGGATTGACCGTGATGGATCAAAAGGTTCAGATCATTATGAGTCAGTCAGCAAAAGAAGATCCTTTTTTATCACGATTATCGGAGCGTGAACAGACAATACTAGCATTAGTGAGTCAGGGGAAAACAAATAAAGAAATAGGAGAGAAATTATTTTTGGCGGAAAAAACAGTTAGAAATCTAATAACGAAGATAATGAAGAATATAGAAGTTACTAATAGGACAGAGGCGGCTGGACTATGGTTAAAACATATGTCACGAAAATAA
- a CDS encoding sensor histidine kinase, producing MNQFQEKTYLWLFFFYGLSFFVLGISALQQKFRHKSEFPLLTTIQLLGAFGVLHGIAEWIAMLRMMKAYDNFEWQLYTVETLLTGFSFLFLMIFGFSMVLKETTKNIKIHIWVPLLILALWLFFFLGRISSVPKDLMWQITIFNNLTRYFMGLPGAILAGISFFQNSNHLKGLRLSSYANMYMIAGMFFFLYGLTSGVFITPLDIFPSNVLNHVVFYHYTGIPVELVRAISAIGITVITIRIFDSFSWEIQKRFNEYEQHQLLIQERKKTIQMVHDQIIQRLFGAGMLVESLLDVSENDETRMGLEELKSDLNETIKEARDFLKTFSSSYIGIEDLKENLLNLIEQFQRTNNINCDYNYLVPTMVMGKISTDINAELYYIIQEALMNIQKHSKAKNVRISVYSSLKALVVELDDDGVGFDSNKKNTEGYGLQNMKDRVIRINGSMKIKSGKEGTRIMIKVPWEDEQE from the coding sequence TTGAATCAATTTCAAGAAAAAACGTATTTATGGCTATTCTTTTTTTATGGGCTTTCTTTTTTTGTTCTGGGAATATCGGCATTGCAACAAAAATTTAGACATAAGAGTGAATTTCCTTTACTCACTACGATACAGCTATTAGGAGCTTTTGGGGTGTTGCATGGTATAGCGGAATGGATCGCAATGCTTCGAATGATGAAAGCTTATGACAATTTTGAGTGGCAGCTATACACAGTTGAAACACTTCTGACAGGTTTTTCTTTTCTTTTTTTAATGATTTTTGGTTTTTCTATGGTTTTGAAAGAAACGACAAAAAATATTAAAATACATATATGGGTACCCTTACTCATTTTGGCATTATGGTTATTTTTCTTTCTCGGAAGAATATCCTCTGTTCCAAAAGATTTAATGTGGCAAATAACAATATTCAATAACTTGACAAGGTATTTTATGGGGCTTCCTGGTGCTATTTTAGCAGGAATATCTTTTTTTCAGAATAGTAATCATTTGAAAGGGTTAAGATTGTCGAGCTATGCGAATATGTATATGATTGCAGGGATGTTTTTTTTCCTCTATGGATTAACATCTGGTGTTTTTATTACGCCTTTAGATATCTTTCCTTCCAATGTCCTTAATCATGTTGTTTTTTATCACTATACGGGAATACCGGTAGAGTTAGTAAGGGCTATTTCGGCTATTGGAATAACGGTAATAACCATACGAATTTTTGATTCTTTCAGCTGGGAGATTCAAAAACGATTTAATGAATATGAACAACATCAGCTATTGATACAAGAGCGAAAAAAAACCATCCAGATGGTTCATGATCAAATTATACAACGGTTGTTTGGAGCAGGGATGCTAGTTGAGTCCTTGTTAGATGTGTCTGAAAATGATGAAACGCGTATGGGTTTGGAAGAACTCAAATCAGACTTAAATGAAACCATAAAAGAAGCAAGAGATTTTCTGAAAACTTTTTCATCCAGTTATATAGGAATAGAAGATCTTAAAGAAAACTTACTTAACTTGATTGAACAATTTCAAAGAACGAATAACATTAACTGTGATTATAATTATTTAGTACCAACAATGGTAATGGGGAAAATATCTACAGATATAAATGCCGAGCTATACTATATTATACAAGAGGCACTAATGAATATACAAAAACATTCGAAGGCAAAGAATGTTCGGATAAGCGTATACTCCAGCTTAAAAGCATTAGTAGTGGAGCTAGATGATGACGGAGTTGGTTTTGATAGTAACAAGAAGAATACCGAAGGCTATGGATTACAGAATATGAAAGATCGTGTCATTAGGATTAATGGATCAATGAAAATTAAAAGCGGTAAAGAAGGTACTCGGATAATGATAAAAGTACCATGGGAGGATGAGCAAGAATGA
- a CDS encoding DUF523 domain-containing protein: MKRVIQEKVVLGVSACNFGAPFRYNRRGWDRVKNMGREHSDFEWHPVCPEVGAGLGVPREPIKIAGSSGDDVWEGKAKIINRKGDDVTEKLKGSCLSTLEILRSVNAIGYVYMEGSPTCGVYRTTLKNKRLGHPPGVLGSLLLREGFFLIPAVDLDSPLRWWDWRRRLHAFAWVHSQEIQSKQDLYNLWYTVKFLCQEIDDSAARLIGKSLAMLPKGFSPEYAENLKREILEILRKPSTVNRIKERLWKSYVYFKKSTNQEIEDVLSPEIQRNMTRITKELITMERHAFSNGTFFSSAPILYRSEQRVNRMSKE; this comes from the coding sequence ATGAAGCGTGTCATTCAAGAAAAAGTAGTTTTAGGGGTGAGTGCATGTAATTTTGGCGCTCCCTTTAGGTATAATCGTAGAGGCTGGGATCGGGTTAAGAATATGGGTCGTGAGCATAGTGATTTTGAATGGCATCCCGTCTGTCCTGAAGTTGGTGCAGGATTAGGTGTACCAAGAGAGCCGATAAAAATAGCTGGTAGCAGTGGTGATGATGTTTGGGAAGGAAAGGCAAAAATAATTAATCGTAAAGGCGACGATGTGACAGAAAAATTAAAAGGATCATGCTTATCAACATTAGAAATACTACGATCAGTAAATGCGATTGGATATGTATATATGGAAGGTAGTCCGACATGTGGTGTCTATAGAACAACGTTAAAAAATAAACGGCTAGGACATCCGCCTGGTGTTCTGGGGTCACTACTTTTAAGAGAAGGGTTTTTTCTAATACCAGCCGTAGACCTTGACAGTCCGCTCAGATGGTGGGACTGGCGTAGAAGACTTCATGCATTTGCATGGGTCCATTCTCAAGAAATTCAGTCAAAGCAAGATTTATATAACTTGTGGTATACAGTTAAATTTTTGTGTCAAGAAATAGATGATTCGGCGGCGAGGTTGATTGGTAAGAGTCTTGCAATGCTCCCAAAAGGATTTTCTCCTGAATATGCAGAAAATCTTAAAAGGGAAATATTAGAGATTTTGAGAAAACCGTCTACGGTTAATCGTATTAAAGAGAGACTCTGGAAAAGTTATGTTTACTTTAAAAAATCTACTAATCAAGAAATAGAAGATGTGCTAAGTCCTGAAATTCAGAGAAATATGACGCGTATTACAAAAGAACTGATCACAATGGAAAGACATGCTTTTTCAAATGGTACGTTTTTTTCTTCTGCGCCTATTCTATATAGAAGTGAACAAAGAGTAAATCGCATGTCGAAAGAGTAA
- a CDS encoding DUF948 domain-containing protein gives MGATVTVGELLIVLIALLGVGALVYLLMALIKINDALKNIQAVVYKNEKHIDESLERIPRVLENVEGITAHVNQSMEHVQSTVENVTEMTDYVADVVQGINEEVVEPVKDLFKILMMIQSIFSGSKNKKKWF, from the coding sequence ATGGGAGCGACCGTAACTGTTGGAGAATTACTTATTGTGCTTATTGCGTTATTGGGTGTGGGAGCATTAGTATACCTATTAATGGCATTGATTAAGATTAATGACGCATTAAAGAACATTCAAGCGGTGGTATATAAAAATGAAAAACATATTGATGAATCTTTAGAACGGATTCCGAGAGTACTGGAAAACGTAGAAGGGATCACAGCTCACGTAAATCAAAGCATGGAACATGTACAGTCGACGGTAGAGAATGTTACTGAAATGACGGATTATGTAGCAGATGTAGTACAAGGAATAAATGAAGAAGTGGTGGAGCCAGTTAAGGATTTATTTAAGATCCTTATGATGATTCAAAGCATATTTTCGGGAAGTAAGAATAAGAAAAAATGGTTTTAA
- a CDS encoding YtxH domain-containing protein, with translation MGKCNLSKRMEQFRNAIDPNKMKKEKQAERRKGLMKGLATGAFLGGLTGVFFAPDKGENTRKKTKEELVKAKSKLEEELSETKVKVNENLAESKEKLNTFYEETKEIVEEKVETLKDKVKSEKEEIVDELEDTKEEIKQKAKSETNDAAKKVSKEAEKVSQELE, from the coding sequence ATGGGTAAATGCAACTTAAGCAAAAGAATGGAGCAATTTAGGAATGCGATTGATCCTAATAAGATGAAAAAAGAAAAACAAGCGGAGCGAAGAAAAGGATTAATGAAAGGCCTTGCTACAGGTGCTTTTTTAGGTGGGTTGACGGGTGTGTTCTTTGCTCCTGATAAAGGTGAAAACACACGAAAAAAAACAAAAGAAGAATTAGTTAAAGCGAAAAGCAAACTCGAAGAAGAATTAAGTGAAACGAAAGTAAAAGTAAATGAAAATCTTGCGGAAAGCAAAGAAAAGTTAAATACTTTTTATGAGGAAACAAAAGAAATTGTTGAAGAAAAAGTAGAGACATTAAAAGATAAAGTTAAATCAGAAAAAGAAGAAATCGTTGATGAGTTGGAAGATACAAAGGAAGAAATAAAGCAAAAAGCAAAGTCAGAAACGAATGATGCAGCAAAAAAAGTTTCCAAAGAGGCAGAAAAAGTATCCCAAGAGCTGGAATAA
- a CDS encoding type I glutamate--ammonia ligase translates to MDQKLLYSLPVWTHKNEILVKLLKNFPSIQFVSLVGVDLRGNNTDEKIPISVMLDDMETFLQMGVQTDGSSVMLHEIATLNNAKVDLVPDLEVNWYVDYNFEHIHQETGLPIGSLRIPAFLRHEGKHVGSRGVLARVEKYFEKHLMKLFSTYPEMLKEYGLESADEIESVKMTTATELEFWVRTPQDKANEEKLSTSQLLKEQYWKRTKGSVRSALEESMMMLHDYGLEPEMGHKEVGGVTAKISNTGKLDHVMEQLEIDWKYNTPMETSDNEVFVRVLVEEIFERYGLEVSFMAKPIEGVAGSGKHTHMGVNLKTKDGRLINLMAPKDRDKDFLSKAGWGSFMGILQNYEAINPFVTSSNDALKRLKPGFEAPVCVVGSVGHNPQNPSRNRTILLALVRDMNNPLATRFELRAPNPTSNTYLYVAASYLMMLDGIEAVAKSNLSAKELEIEFSKPAGEEKFYLDKDRLFRSEQDVFDDYTEEERNHLFGTPPATVWENISIFDQHEEKKEKLFKGQVFTKEIVNSYKIATIDQWVQEIAGRIIHQYTKIIRNCKKLHGLEDVTDLDVVHWEKINSLRNALMKDSLEKKSLISQWREAIEEHNLEKISRLQLTIGEQITTLKKYYLEYRRNLMEE, encoded by the coding sequence ATGGATCAGAAACTGCTTTATAGCTTACCGGTATGGACGCACAAAAATGAAATACTGGTAAAATTATTGAAAAACTTTCCTTCCATTCAGTTTGTTTCTTTGGTAGGTGTAGATCTGCGAGGTAACAATACAGACGAAAAAATTCCAATCTCGGTAATGCTGGATGATATGGAAACATTTTTGCAAATGGGGGTTCAAACGGATGGATCTAGCGTAATGTTGCATGAAATTGCTACATTAAACAATGCAAAAGTTGACCTTGTGCCGGACCTTGAAGTTAATTGGTATGTGGATTATAATTTTGAACATATCCACCAAGAAACCGGGTTACCCATAGGTTCTTTGAGAATACCTGCTTTTCTAAGACATGAAGGCAAACATGTTGGTTCTAGAGGCGTATTGGCAAGAGTAGAAAAGTATTTTGAAAAACATCTTATGAAGCTATTTTCTACATATCCAGAAATGCTAAAAGAGTATGGTTTAGAATCGGCTGATGAGATTGAAAGCGTTAAGATGACAACGGCCACAGAATTAGAATTTTGGGTGCGAACACCGCAAGATAAAGCTAATGAAGAAAAGTTATCAACTTCTCAGCTATTAAAAGAACAGTATTGGAAAAGAACAAAAGGAAGTGTACGCTCAGCTCTTGAAGAATCCATGATGATGCTTCATGATTATGGCCTTGAACCAGAAATGGGGCATAAGGAAGTAGGGGGCGTAACGGCAAAAATTAGCAACACAGGGAAACTTGATCATGTAATGGAACAATTGGAAATAGATTGGAAATACAATACTCCTATGGAAACATCGGATAATGAAGTGTTTGTACGTGTTTTGGTCGAAGAGATTTTTGAAAGGTATGGATTGGAAGTTTCTTTTATGGCAAAGCCTATTGAAGGAGTTGCGGGATCAGGGAAACACACGCATATGGGTGTTAACTTAAAAACAAAAGATGGAAGACTTATTAATCTGATGGCTCCGAAAGACAGAGATAAAGACTTTCTCAGTAAAGCTGGCTGGGGATCGTTTATGGGAATCTTGCAGAACTATGAAGCCATTAATCCATTTGTCACCTCAAGTAATGACGCACTTAAGCGATTAAAACCAGGGTTTGAGGCTCCTGTTTGCGTTGTTGGATCTGTCGGGCATAATCCACAAAATCCATCAAGGAATAGAACTATTTTATTAGCACTTGTTCGTGACATGAACAATCCTTTAGCTACAAGATTTGAGTTGAGAGCACCCAACCCAACATCAAATACGTATTTATATGTGGCGGCATCATACTTGATGATGTTGGATGGAATAGAGGCAGTAGCAAAATCAAACCTGAGTGCTAAAGAACTAGAAATTGAATTCTCTAAACCGGCAGGCGAAGAGAAATTTTATCTTGATAAAGATCGTTTATTCAGAAGTGAACAAGATGTATTTGATGACTATACAGAGGAGGAAAGGAATCATCTATTTGGAACACCGCCAGCTACTGTTTGGGAAAATATTTCTATTTTTGATCAGCATGAAGAAAAAAAGGAAAAACTGTTTAAAGGTCAGGTATTTACGAAAGAAATCGTAAATTCATACAAAATTGCAACAATTGATCAATGGGTTCAGGAGATTGCGGGAAGAATTATCCATCAATACACAAAAATCATAAGGAATTGTAAGAAGCTGCATGGATTAGAAGATGTAACAGATCTGGATGTTGTCCATTGGGAAAAAATAAACAGTTTGCGAAATGCGCTGATGAAAGACAGCCTAGAGAAAAAATCACTAATATCTCAATGGAGAGAAGCTATTGAGGAACATAATTTAGAAAAAATATCGAGATTACAGTTAACGATAGGAGAACAAATTACAACCCTTAAAAAATATTACTTGGAGTATCGAAGAAATTTAATGGAAGAATAG
- a CDS encoding transporter associated domain-containing protein codes for MKDLLIMKKLEKSAYYLEIVLTILVAIAIAIGLIDIVKYFLLIFNTGPEGSYVVFKNFLAHTLLLVVGIELMLMLLSHSTSAILELVLYLIARKMLIYGDTMLDLVLGTIAIAGVFAIQKYLEPKKDFVARDEHVYSASTRLEKILEETGADIPSSKGHTLGGLVCNLAEEACVPVSEGTIFESGGLNIKVVTVKDGVIEKVMITKDEEDEEGEDKVDNAETKKGKDNENWHY; via the coding sequence ATGAAAGATCTGCTGATTATGAAAAAACTGGAAAAGTCAGCATACTATCTTGAAATTGTTTTAACCATTCTTGTGGCTATAGCGATTGCAATCGGACTGATCGACATCGTAAAATATTTTTTGCTGATTTTTAATACAGGACCAGAGGGCTCTTATGTTGTTTTTAAGAATTTTCTTGCACACACCTTATTGCTAGTGGTTGGAATTGAACTTATGTTAATGCTTTTATCCCATTCTACGAGTGCTATATTGGAGCTAGTTCTTTATCTTATAGCTCGAAAAATGCTTATTTATGGCGATACAATGTTAGATTTAGTGTTAGGAACTATTGCCATCGCAGGGGTTTTTGCTATCCAAAAATATCTAGAGCCTAAAAAAGATTTTGTTGCTAGGGATGAACATGTATACTCAGCTTCAACAAGGTTAGAAAAAATACTGGAAGAAACAGGAGCTGATATACCTAGCTCTAAAGGACATACCTTAGGTGGGTTAGTGTGTAATTTAGCTGAAGAAGCATGTGTACCGGTTTCAGAAGGAACCATTTTTGAATCTGGAGGCTTAAACATAAAGGTGGTTACAGTAAAAGATGGAGTGATAGAAAAGGTTATGATTACAAAGGATGAAGAAGATGAAGAGGGAGAGGACAAAGTTGATAATGCTGAAACTAAGAAAGGAAAAGACAATGAAAATTGGCATTACTAA
- a CDS encoding SpoIIE family protein phosphatase gives MKTGKILILEMLRDGTQLNKQRLRSWGHEVVQYEYDQDVHYHVISEKPDLILLQSIGMTGCDIEQCCRTLKSIDQIKKIPLLVQIGMKEYQETREALYMEGVNDCLPEPIMHAELKVKIQHWLNYTQHRESLRKSQQALEESMQKINRQRAEIDHHLSLAARIQESLIPKNIIEVPRCSFYCHFQPSGKVGGDIYDIFMLDHEHVGLYMIDVMGHGVASSMIAVALSELMVPDISRGTPLKRQIDRPPYYEIISPGNVIQYLNKRFSFSKYQHYFTIFYMVLNTHTGILRYCRGAHPEPLWVKGSSEIDTLNAYGTPIGFEFSQEHEEGKIQLNPGDRLFIYSDGLMELEDNNREAIDYEKLLEIARKYQVSETQRPMTLFFKRIAEAQGELKDDLTLVEMVWEPG, from the coding sequence ATGAAAACTGGTAAAATTCTAATACTTGAAATGCTAAGAGATGGAACACAGCTTAATAAACAACGGTTAAGAAGTTGGGGGCATGAAGTCGTCCAGTATGAATACGATCAGGACGTACATTATCATGTGATTTCTGAAAAGCCTGACCTTATCCTTCTGCAATCGATCGGGATGACTGGTTGTGATATAGAACAATGTTGCCGAACATTAAAGTCGATTGATCAAATAAAAAAAATACCATTATTGGTTCAAATTGGTATGAAAGAATATCAGGAAACAAGAGAAGCTTTATACATGGAAGGCGTAAATGACTGTTTACCTGAACCGATCATGCATGCAGAATTAAAAGTGAAAATACAACACTGGTTAAATTACACGCAGCACAGAGAAAGTTTGAGGAAAAGTCAGCAAGCTCTTGAAGAAAGCATGCAAAAGATTAATCGGCAACGCGCTGAAATTGACCATCATCTGTCTTTAGCGGCAAGAATTCAGGAATCATTAATTCCTAAAAATATTATTGAGGTGCCTCGATGTTCATTTTACTGCCATTTCCAACCTTCTGGAAAAGTAGGAGGGGATATTTACGATATTTTTATGTTAGATCATGAACATGTTGGTCTTTATATGATTGATGTGATGGGGCATGGGGTTGCATCATCGATGATTGCTGTTGCACTTTCAGAACTTATGGTTCCGGATATTAGCCGAGGTACGCCTTTAAAACGACAAATAGATCGGCCTCCTTATTATGAAATTATTTCGCCGGGAAACGTTATTCAATACTTAAACAAGCGATTTTCTTTTTCTAAGTACCAGCATTATTTTACAATATTTTATATGGTCTTAAACACGCACACGGGTATTTTGAGATATTGTAGAGGGGCTCACCCAGAACCATTGTGGGTAAAGGGAAGTAGTGAGATAGATACATTGAATGCATATGGAACACCTATAGGATTTGAATTTTCTCAAGAACATGAAGAAGGGAAAATTCAATTGAATCCTGGTGATCGACTATTTATCTATTCCGATGGATTGATGGAATTAGAAGATAATAATAGGGAAGCCATAGATTATGAAAAGTTATTGGAAATAGCAAGAAAATATCAGGTAAGTGAAACCCAAAGACCAATGACGCTTTTCTTTAAAAGAATTGCTGAGGCACAGGGAGAGTTAAAAGATGATTTAACCTTGGTTGAAATGGTATGGGAGCCAGGATAG
- a CDS encoding MBL fold metallo-hydrolase RNA specificity domain-containing protein, whose product MEIQFLGAAKVVTGSNILIKTKACNLLLDCGLYQGSNELEELNHQDFPYDPSSIDYLFLTHSHVDHSARIPKLVKEGFRGKIYATQATTDLSKIMLLDSAHIQESDAEWSNRKRQRAGEPPVVPLYNTQDAQNSLRYFESVLYGQKINVNDIISVRFRDAGHILGSSILEVWITEEEETVKLVYSGDIGMKNKPLICDPEIIEEADYLIMESTYGNRIHEHTEERMEMMMDAINRTLERNGTVIIPSFAVGRTQELIYELNKYYGSSSKINPIHKVPIYIDSPMAVSATKVFEKNAHFFDNETKELIYRGDNPLEFSNLHFIRNHHESIKLNHSDHSKVIISASGMCTAGRVRHHLKHNLWNDRNTVIFVGYQAQGTLGRLLKDGAKSVRILGEEIAVKSEIISIDGFSGHADQKGLIEWVKAFEKKPKKVFLVHGEPAASEALADLIEQELSIPTEIPSVGYNFEMEEAVLKEDSKELLEPVQRKENIKSELQVVYSQFEYLAKQTDKFTDDQLLEKEYDKLKNKLIDLQRELISLGIILGD is encoded by the coding sequence ATGGAGATTCAATTTCTTGGTGCAGCAAAAGTAGTAACTGGATCAAATATTCTGATAAAAACAAAAGCATGCAATTTACTTTTAGATTGTGGATTGTATCAAGGGAGTAATGAACTTGAAGAATTAAACCATCAAGACTTTCCTTACGATCCTTCTTCGATTGATTATCTCTTTCTTACTCATTCACATGTCGATCATTCTGCCCGTATACCAAAACTTGTCAAGGAAGGGTTTCGAGGAAAAATTTATGCAACTCAGGCTACTACTGATCTTTCAAAAATAATGTTATTAGATAGTGCTCATATTCAAGAAAGTGATGCTGAATGGAGTAACCGCAAACGACAACGTGCAGGAGAACCACCTGTCGTTCCGCTCTATAATACACAAGATGCACAGAACAGTCTTCGGTATTTCGAGTCCGTATTGTATGGTCAAAAAATAAACGTTAATGACATTATTAGCGTACGCTTTAGAGATGCAGGGCACATTCTTGGTTCATCCATTCTAGAAGTTTGGATTACAGAAGAGGAAGAAACGGTTAAACTTGTGTATTCCGGAGACATCGGAATGAAAAACAAACCATTAATTTGTGATCCAGAAATAATTGAAGAAGCCGATTATCTCATTATGGAATCAACCTATGGTAACCGGATCCATGAACATACTGAAGAGCGCATGGAAATGATGATGGATGCAATCAATCGAACTTTAGAGCGAAATGGTACGGTTATTATTCCTTCTTTCGCCGTCGGAAGGACTCAAGAATTAATTTATGAACTAAATAAATATTATGGCTCCAGCTCAAAAATAAATCCTATTCATAAAGTTCCTATTTATATTGATAGTCCAATGGCTGTATCAGCAACAAAGGTTTTCGAAAAAAATGCCCACTTTTTCGATAATGAAACAAAAGAATTAATCTATCGCGGTGATAACCCACTGGAATTCAGTAATCTCCATTTCATTAGGAATCACCACGAATCTATCAAACTAAACCATTCAGACCATTCAAAGGTAATTATTTCTGCTAGCGGCATGTGTACAGCAGGAAGAGTCAGGCATCACCTAAAACATAATCTCTGGAATGATCGAAATACAGTTATTTTCGTTGGCTACCAAGCCCAAGGTACACTGGGCCGCCTTCTGAAAGATGGAGCAAAAAGCGTAAGGATTCTTGGAGAAGAAATAGCGGTAAAATCCGAAATAATTAGCATTGATGGCTTTTCTGGTCATGCTGATCAAAAGGGCCTTATAGAATGGGTAAAAGCATTCGAAAAGAAACCCAAGAAAGTATTTCTAGTTCACGGTGAGCCAGCCGCTAGCGAAGCACTTGCGGATTTAATAGAACAAGAACTCAGCATCCCTACGGAAATCCCATCCGTTGGATACAACTTTGAAATGGAAGAAGCTGTTCTTAAAGAAGATTCCAAAGAACTCCTAGAACCAGTTCAACGGAAAGAAAATATTAAAAGCGAGCTTCAAGTAGTGTATTCACAGTTTGAATACTTGGCAAAACAGACCGATAAATTTACGGATGATCAGTTGCTGGAAAAAGAATATGATAAGCTAAAGAACAAACTAATTGACCTTCAACGCGAACTTATCAGTTTAGGAATTATTTTAGGAGACTAG